From the genome of Muricauda sp. SCSIO 64092, one region includes:
- a CDS encoding response regulator transcription factor translates to MKSNKKRLLLVEDEESLGYLLSEYLGMKGFQVTWAKNGEEALELMEKKNYDLAILDVMMPRMDGFALAERMRINAMELPFLFLTARSLKIDVLKGFALGAVDYLKKPIDEEELVVRIHTLLSRLIPEGRSMEQEILILGQYQLDCKNQKLIFGDDFTTLTTREMELLRILATNKNNLCTHKEILVKLWGDNDYFNRKSLNVFITRLRNYLKKDDTLKIENVHGKGFILRIPNIA, encoded by the coding sequence ATGAAATCCAATAAAAAAAGATTGTTATTGGTAGAAGATGAAGAATCCCTAGGGTATCTTCTCTCTGAATACCTTGGAATGAAAGGGTTTCAGGTAACATGGGCCAAGAATGGTGAGGAAGCTTTGGAACTTATGGAGAAGAAAAACTACGATTTGGCCATTTTGGATGTGATGATGCCCCGAATGGATGGTTTTGCCCTGGCCGAACGGATGCGGATCAATGCTATGGAGTTGCCATTTTTGTTCCTTACGGCAAGATCGCTCAAAATAGATGTCCTTAAGGGATTTGCCCTGGGCGCGGTTGATTATTTAAAGAAACCCATCGACGAGGAGGAACTGGTGGTACGTATTCATACACTTTTGTCCCGATTGATTCCGGAAGGCCGTTCCATGGAACAGGAAATCCTGATTTTAGGGCAGTATCAATTGGACTGTAAGAATCAAAAATTGATTTTTGGGGATGATTTCACTACACTTACCACAAGGGAAATGGAATTGCTAAGGATACTGGCCACCAACAAAAATAATTTATGCACGCATAAGGAAATTCTCGTCAAGCTTTGGGGGGATAATGATTATTTCAACAGGAAAAGCCTCAATGTGTTCATTACCAGATTGCGCAATTACTTAAAAAAAGACGATACCCTTAAAATTGAGAATGTCCATGGCAAGGGTTTTATCCTTAGGATTCCAAATATTGCTTAA
- a CDS encoding sterol desaturase family protein: METYANALLYAIPFFIGLVLLEIGYGYLVKDQKHNVMDTVSSLSSGLTNIVKDSLGLVLVLVGYPFLLKYLALFTIESTWLVWLLAFLCIDFAGYWNHRLSHHVNIFWNQHVIHHSSEEFNLACALRQSISNVIGYFALLLIPAALLGVPNEVIAILAPIHLFAQFWYHTQHIGKMGWLEYVIVTPSQHRVHHAINPEYIDKNLGQILCIWDRMFGTFQEELDDVPPQYGVLKPAATWNPIIINFQHVWRLMKDAWRTKNWKDKLRIWFMPTGWRPNDVNEKYPISKIENVYAFNKYKPLASPSLKGYAIFQLLFNTGLMLFMFYNYSEIGFNNLLLFGAFVFVGIYGYTSLMDRKRHAFWIEFVRSVMGFLLIWFTGDWFGINAYWKWGSTAILFYFGITVFGGWYFTFLENSTKPEVNVTA, encoded by the coding sequence ATGGAAACTTATGCGAACGCTTTATTATATGCCATTCCCTTTTTCATTGGGTTGGTACTCCTGGAAATAGGATATGGGTATTTGGTAAAGGACCAAAAACACAATGTTATGGACACGGTGAGCAGTTTAAGCTCTGGTCTTACCAATATTGTAAAGGATTCCCTGGGTCTCGTTTTGGTACTGGTGGGCTATCCATTTTTGTTGAAATATTTGGCATTGTTCACAATTGAATCCACTTGGTTGGTTTGGCTTTTGGCCTTTCTTTGTATTGATTTTGCAGGGTACTGGAACCATAGATTAAGCCACCATGTCAATATTTTTTGGAATCAACATGTTATCCATCATAGCAGTGAGGAGTTTAATTTGGCCTGTGCATTGCGACAGTCCATTTCCAATGTAATAGGGTACTTTGCACTATTATTGATTCCGGCTGCTTTACTGGGGGTACCCAATGAGGTCATTGCCATTTTGGCCCCTATCCACTTATTCGCCCAATTTTGGTACCACACCCAGCATATTGGTAAAATGGGCTGGCTTGAATATGTAATCGTAACCCCATCCCAGCATCGGGTGCATCACGCCATTAATCCAGAGTACATTGATAAAAATCTAGGTCAGATACTTTGTATATGGGACCGTATGTTTGGAACTTTCCAGGAAGAGTTGGATGATGTGCCACCACAATATGGGGTTTTAAAACCAGCGGCTACCTGGAATCCGATCATCATCAACTTTCAACATGTTTGGAGACTGATGAAAGATGCATGGCGTACCAAGAACTGGAAGGATAAATTGCGTATATGGTTCATGCCAACGGGATGGCGGCCAAATGACGTCAATGAAAAATATCCCATATCAAAAATTGAAAATGTTTATGCTTTCAACAAGTATAAGCCCCTAGCTTCCCCATCCTTAAAAGGGTATGCTATTTTTCAGCTATTGTTCAATACCGGATTGATGCTTTTTATGTTCTATAATTATTCTGAAATAGGATTTAACAACCTTCTCCTATTTGGAGCATTTGTATTTGTGGGCATTTATGGGTATACCTCATTAATGGATAGGAAGCGCCATGCCTTTTGGATAGAATTTGTGAGAAGTGTTATGGGCTTCTTGCTTATTTGGTTTACCGGTGATTGGTTTGGAATCAATGCCTATTGGAAGTGGGGGAGTACCGCTATTTTGTTTTATTTTGGAATCACTGTTTTTGGGGGATGGTACTTCACTTTTTTGGAAAATTCAACCAAACCTGAAGTAAATGTCACAGCTTAA
- a CDS encoding LUD domain-containing protein, translating into MSLFDKLFGGGKKVSKETAETRGEHMPDLKIPIDEKFTIYFKKNGGKFIYCEDFTEVQTALANIVSENNWQGHFFYTLNKRINERFASEKLSFTDNRNESDIFFTTCEHLIAHNGSILVCSHQIKEKKLNELPSNLIVFATTSQLVDSISEALKIIKKKYPQKIPDNITTLKHFLPTPENKNDFLSYGSASKNVYLLLLEDY; encoded by the coding sequence ATGAGCCTATTTGACAAACTTTTTGGAGGAGGTAAAAAAGTTTCTAAAGAAACTGCGGAAACTAGGGGCGAACATATGCCAGATTTAAAAATCCCCATAGATGAAAAGTTTACCATTTATTTTAAAAAGAACGGGGGGAAATTTATCTACTGTGAAGATTTTACCGAAGTTCAAACCGCTCTGGCCAATATTGTTTCGGAAAATAACTGGCAAGGTCATTTTTTCTACACCTTGAACAAAAGAATCAATGAGCGATTTGCCTCAGAAAAACTGTCGTTCACGGACAACAGGAACGAAAGCGATATTTTCTTTACCACTTGTGAGCACCTCATAGCCCACAATGGCTCCATTTTAGTATGCTCACATCAAATAAAAGAGAAAAAACTAAACGAATTGCCCAGCAATCTAATTGTTTTTGCCACAACAAGCCAATTGGTGGATTCCATTAGTGAGGCCCTAAAAATCATTAAGAAAAAGTATCCCCAAAAAATCCCCGATAATATAACCACCTTAAAACATTTTCTTCCCACACCAGAAAACAAAAATGATTTTCTCTCCTACGGTAGTGCTTCAAAAAATGTCTATCTTTTGCTTTTGGAAGACTACTAA
- a CDS encoding phosphatidate cytidylyltransferase, with product MRELLRRSLTGIVYVFLLLSAVFLSSDAFDFLFMAFGLACLYEFKRLMKITGYYVFIAYLALWWAFIYLIHDFAMIKILLVLTITVDLALLVYLFSPPQNALTTVQKYVIATFYIGGGCVFLTMIPYQNEHFAKLLIMGVFILIWVNDSFAYLVGRTLGKHKLFPRISPQKTIEGSLGGLIFAMVAAYIISRYEPIITMEQWLILAVVIVIMGNLGDLLESKFKRMAGVKDSGAILPGHGGILDRLDSLVFAAPFAYLTLILFTYVS from the coding sequence ATGAGAGAACTTCTGCGTAGGTCACTTACCGGAATTGTTTACGTTTTTTTATTGTTATCCGCCGTTTTTCTGAGTTCGGATGCCTTTGATTTTCTCTTTATGGCCTTTGGGCTGGCTTGCCTTTATGAGTTCAAAAGACTGATGAAAATAACCGGATATTATGTTTTTATTGCCTATTTGGCGTTGTGGTGGGCTTTTATCTACTTGATTCATGACTTTGCCATGATCAAAATATTACTGGTTTTAACCATTACCGTGGACTTGGCATTGCTGGTGTATTTGTTTTCCCCCCCCCAAAATGCATTGACCACAGTCCAAAAATATGTGATAGCCACATTCTATATAGGCGGGGGCTGTGTTTTCCTCACCATGATTCCCTATCAAAACGAACATTTTGCAAAGCTCCTGATCATGGGGGTCTTCATTTTGATATGGGTGAACGATTCATTTGCCTATCTGGTGGGCAGAACTTTGGGAAAGCATAAATTATTTCCAAGAATTTCTCCCCAAAAAACAATTGAAGGTTCTTTGGGAGGTCTTATTTTTGCAATGGTTGCCGCATACATTATTTCTAGGTATGAACCAATCATCACCATGGAACAGTGGTTAATTTTAGCCGTTGTTATCGTAATTATGGGTAACCTGGGTGATTTGCTGGAATCAAAATTCAAGCGAATGGCCGGTGTAAAGGATAGTGGTGCCATTTTACCGGGCCATGGTGGAATATTGGATCGATTGGATAGTTTGGTTTTTGCAGCACCATTTGCATATTTGACCTTAATTTTGTTTACCTATGTTTCATAA
- a CDS encoding acyl-CoA-binding protein — protein MVDKSLQNKFQEAVQYVNNYVEPIPADILLKLYAYYKIANKNFDNPGSKTPLINAFKANALIQAQNINRNEAMANYIELVNKELKPD, from the coding sequence ATGGTTGACAAAAGCTTACAAAATAAGTTCCAAGAAGCCGTTCAATATGTGAACAACTACGTAGAGCCCATCCCGGCAGATATTCTCCTAAAGCTGTACGCGTATTATAAAATTGCCAACAAAAACTTTGACAATCCTGGAAGCAAAACACCACTGATCAATGCCTTTAAGGCCAATGCACTTATCCAGGCCCAAAATATCAACAGGAACGAGGCAATGGCCAATTACATTGAATTGGTCAATAAGGAGCTAAAACCCGATTAA
- a CDS encoding phosphatidylserine decarboxylase family protein — protein sequence MFHKEGKNIILTTFFLVVAVIILAQYFVALEWLRMLLQVVSLVLLILILQFFRNPKRPLTPNFNEILAPVDGKVVVIEEVEDTEYFQGKRRQVSIFMSPLNVHVTRYAASGTITYSKYHPGKYLVAWHPKSSTDNERTTVVIHTPKFGEILYRQIAGAMARRIVNYAEEGEQVVQGDDAGFIKFGSRVDVLLPLDCKVCVGLNQKVVGARTCIAMLPEQDG from the coding sequence ATGTTTCATAAAGAAGGTAAGAACATTATTCTTACTACCTTTTTTTTGGTGGTTGCCGTGATAATTCTGGCGCAATACTTTGTTGCTTTGGAATGGCTCCGTATGCTTTTACAGGTGGTTTCCCTGGTACTATTGATTTTGATCCTACAGTTCTTCAGAAATCCCAAGAGACCTTTGACCCCAAACTTTAATGAAATCCTGGCCCCAGTCGATGGAAAGGTTGTCGTAATTGAAGAGGTGGAGGATACCGAATATTTCCAGGGAAAAAGAAGACAGGTATCCATCTTTATGTCCCCTTTGAATGTTCATGTTACAAGGTATGCCGCAAGTGGTACGATTACCTATTCCAAATACCATCCCGGAAAATACTTGGTTGCTTGGCATCCCAAGTCAAGTACGGACAACGAAAGAACCACGGTTGTCATCCATACCCCAAAATTTGGCGAAATCCTTTACAGACAAATTGCCGGTGCCATGGCCAGAAGGATCGTGAATTATGCCGAAGAAGGGGAACAAGTGGTGCAGGGTGATGACGCTGGTTTTATCAAGTTTGGCTCAAGGGTGGATGTGTTGCTTCCCCTTGACTGTAAGGTCTGCGTGGGATTAAATCAAAAAGTTGTGGGTGCAAGGACCTGCATTGCGATGTTACCGGAACAAGATGGTTGA